The following proteins are co-located in the Cyprinus carpio isolate SPL01 chromosome B19, ASM1834038v1, whole genome shotgun sequence genome:
- the LOC109110949 gene encoding HEPACAM family member 2-like produces the protein MECVGVTMFLLMSTIFLFIPGTDSKCTECVSLQPTQHGKVGDSMLLRVEAHFDVQNVTFQGSWYKIKPINTLLVTFDNIKAIPNLRLTNRPALHLPDVSLKFEHLDEDTQGEYELQINIVFPGIPSPVAVTKSVTVTVSVPVSIPVISKTPESELVEDRDNVTLTCSVEHGTNVQYKWLKNNMVVGPSERHTFSQDYGTLVINPVKKEDIGRYICEAQNYISNKLSKSAELIVFYGPYNLAVNSEQGQITEGVFMVNLKELVFFECIADSNPPNTCVWISKTKNGTEVLMTGPRFEVKPYDLPQGKEFLCRAFNNMTKKQDETKFTLVMSRFDKGNAKYSQEGSALSPLTFITISSVIIIVCMMFVLLRKSCHPRRMIKTIYRRPMTEQRGLHRSGHEDATEDFGIYEFVSVPGKMDSTQASCRSLARLDSVKDLHTTIYDVIRHVPETPTLSLLK, from the exons ATGGAATGTGTTGGAGTCACTATGTTTCTGCTCATGTCCACAATATTTCTATTCATTCCTG GTACGGACTCTAAATGCACTGAATGTGTTTCACTGCAGCCCACACAGCATGGAAAAGTGGGGGACTCGATGCTCCTCCGAGTTGAGGCTCATTTTGATGTCCAGAATGTGACGTTCCAGGGGTCCTGGTACAAGATTAAGCCTATTAACACTCTTTTGGTCACTTTCGACAACATCAAAGCCATCCCAAATCTGCGCTTAACGAACCGCCCCGCACTCCATTTGCCTGATGTCTCACTGAAATTTGAGCATCTGGATGAAGACACACAGGGGGAATATGAGCTGCAGATCAACATCGTCTTCCCAGGAATTCCCAGCCCAGTTGCTGTCACAAAAAGTGTGACAGTCACAGTCAGCG TGCCTGTGTCCATCCCAGTTATTAGTAAGACCCCAGAATCAGAACTGGTGGAAGACAGGGACAATGTGACGCTGACTTGTTCTGTTGAACATGGGACAAATGTTCAGTACAAATGGCTAAAAAACAACATGGTGGTTGGTCCAAGTGAGCGGCATACATTCTCACAAGATTATGGGACACTTGTTATAAACCCTGTCAAGAAAGAAGACATTGGTCGATACATTTGTGAGGCCCAAAACTACATTAGCAATAAGCTAAGCAAATCGGCTGAACTCATTGTGTTCT ATGGGCCTTATAACTTGGCAGTAAATTCTGAACAAGGTCAGATAACTGAAGGGGTGTTCATGGTGAACCTGAAGGAACTGGTCTTTTTTGAGTGTATTGCGGACTCCAACCCTCCCAACACCTGCGTCTGGATCTCTAAGACAAAGAACGGCACAGAGGTTCTCATGACTGGACCACGGTTTGAAGTGAAGCCGTATGATTTACCCCAGGGTAAAGAGTTCTTGTGCAGGGCATTCAACAATATGACTAAGAAGCAGGATGAGACCAAGTTCACACTGGTGATGTCCAGATTTGACAAAG GAAACGCAAAATATAGCCAGGAAGGAAGTGCGCTgtctccattgactttcattacaATCTCTTCAGTCATCATCATAGTGTGTATGATGTTTGTGCTCCTAAGGAAGAGCTGCCATCCGAGAAGAA tgataaagACTATCTACAGGCG GCCAATGACAGAGCAGAGAGGACTGCACCGCTCCG GTCATGAAGATGCAACTGAAGACTTTGGCATTTATGAATTTGTCTCTGTACCTGGGAAAATGGACTCaacacag